One genomic segment of Pandoraea sputorum includes these proteins:
- a CDS encoding O-acetylhomoserine aminocarboxypropyltransferase produces the protein MSVPHFDTLALHAGAAPDPTTGARATPIYQTTSFVFSDADQAAALFNMERAGHVYSRISNPTNAVFEERMAALENGVGAIATASGQAALHLAIATLMGAGSHIVASSALYGGSHNLLHYTLRRFGIETTFVRPGDLAGWRAAVRPETRLFFGETLGNPGLDVLDIAQVAAIAHDAGVPLLVDSTFTTPWLIQPFEHGADLVYHSATKFLGGHGTTIGGVLIDGGTFDFEKSGKFPELTEPYDGFHGMVFAEESSVAPFLLRARREGLRDFGACLHPQAAWQLLQGIETLPLRMARHVENARKVVEFLAGHEAVESVAYPELPSHPDYALAKRLLPRGAGAVFSFNLKGDREAGRRFIEALQLFSHLANVGDARSLVIHPASTTHFRMDAAALAAAGIGEGTVRLSIGLEDADDLIQDLKRGLKAAVKSSSKGQAR, from the coding sequence ATGTCAGTCCCGCACTTCGATACGCTTGCCCTGCACGCCGGTGCGGCCCCCGACCCCACCACGGGGGCGCGTGCCACACCGATCTATCAGACCACCTCCTTCGTGTTCTCCGATGCCGATCAGGCGGCCGCCCTGTTCAATATGGAGCGTGCCGGGCATGTGTATTCCCGGATTTCCAATCCGACGAACGCGGTCTTCGAAGAACGCATGGCAGCGCTGGAGAATGGCGTCGGCGCGATTGCAACGGCGAGCGGACAAGCTGCGCTGCATCTGGCCATCGCGACCCTGATGGGGGCCGGCTCGCATATCGTGGCGTCAAGCGCGCTCTACGGCGGTTCACACAATCTGCTGCATTACACGTTGCGCCGGTTCGGCATCGAAACGACGTTCGTTCGCCCCGGCGATCTGGCGGGCTGGCGGGCAGCCGTCCGCCCTGAGACGCGCCTGTTTTTCGGCGAGACGCTGGGGAACCCCGGCCTCGACGTGCTCGACATCGCACAGGTCGCGGCCATCGCGCACGACGCGGGCGTACCCCTGCTCGTCGACAGCACGTTCACGACGCCGTGGCTCATCCAGCCCTTCGAGCACGGTGCGGACCTCGTTTATCACTCGGCGACGAAATTCCTCGGCGGCCACGGCACGACCATCGGTGGCGTGCTGATCGACGGCGGCACGTTCGATTTCGAGAAAAGCGGCAAATTTCCCGAATTGACCGAACCCTATGACGGCTTCCACGGCATGGTCTTCGCAGAGGAAAGCTCGGTCGCGCCGTTCCTGTTGCGTGCACGGCGCGAAGGGTTGCGCGATTTCGGCGCGTGCCTTCACCCACAGGCCGCCTGGCAACTGCTTCAGGGGATCGAAACGCTTCCGTTGCGCATGGCGCGCCACGTCGAGAATGCGCGCAAGGTTGTCGAGTTCCTCGCAGGTCACGAAGCGGTCGAGAGCGTCGCCTACCCAGAGTTGCCGTCGCACCCCGATTACGCATTGGCGAAACGGTTACTTCCGCGCGGTGCCGGTGCAGTCTTCAGTTTCAACCTGAAGGGAGATCGCGAAGCCGGTCGGCGATTCATTGAAGCGTTGCAGTTGTTCTCGCACCTCGCGAACGTCGGCGACGCACGCTCGCTGGTCATTCACCCCGCGTCCACCACGCACTTCCGCATGGACGCCGCCGCCCTCGCCGCTGCCGGCATCGGGGAAGGCACCGTACGCCTGTCCATCGGACTGGAAGACGCCGACGATCTGATTCAGGACCTCAAGCGCGGCCTCAAGGCGGCGGTGAAATCGTCTTCGAAGGGGCAGGCACGATGA
- a CDS encoding CBS domain-containing protein → MRVSDILKVKGNTLFTVTPETSLADAVDTMAEHDIGSLVVMEYGDLVGMLTFREIINTISKNGGTVGGSTIRKIMDDHPLTCTPETDVNEVRRMMLERHARYLPVMESRTLMGVISFYDVARAVVEEQSFENRMLKAYIRDWPAEEAENAK, encoded by the coding sequence ATGCGTGTGTCTGACATCCTGAAAGTAAAGGGCAACACCCTTTTCACCGTGACCCCGGAGACGTCGCTGGCGGATGCCGTCGACACGATGGCGGAACATGACATCGGTTCGCTCGTCGTGATGGAGTACGGCGATCTCGTGGGCATGCTCACGTTCCGCGAGATCATCAACACGATCAGTAAGAACGGCGGCACGGTCGGCGGCTCCACGATTCGCAAGATCATGGACGACCATCCGCTGACCTGCACGCCCGAGACGGACGTCAACGAAGTGCGTCGCATGATGCTCGAGCGCCACGCGCGCTATCTGCCGGTCATGGAAAGCCGCACGCTCATGGGCGTAATCTCCTTCTACGATGTGGCCCGCGCGGTCGTCGAGGAGCAATCCTTCGAGAACCGTATGCTCAAGGCCTACATTCGCGACTGGCCTGCCGAGGAAGCGGAAAACGCAAAGTGA
- a CDS encoding MFS transporter, which translates to MSEASQREARGDGHQSRLLKERRFAPFFWTQFLGAMNDNVFKIAFTSLVTYHASLFQDVDGKTAAFLISAIFIAPFLLFSATSGQIADKWDKARLIRFVKTLEIAIMVVGAAGFVWTSAPMLYVCTFLMGLHSTLFGPVKYAYLPQHLANHELVGGNGLVEMGTFVAILVGTIIGGELAGAGAGALPWIGGVCIGLAVLGRLVSTWVPQTPAAQPDLRINWNPFTETWRNLSIARKDRAVFQSLLGISWLWFLGATFLASFFNFSRDVLGANPDVVTLLLAMFSVGIGLGSLLCERLSGGKVEIGLVPFGSIGMTVFAVDLYFASRGGAPGGALQTVGQFISQPAHWRILADLFLLAMFGGFYSVPLYALIQSGSAPSHRARIIAANNILNALFMVVSALMAMMLTKAGLTIDQLYLVTGILNALVAVYLYTLLPEFLIRFVMWLMLHTIYRIEVKGADRIPDEGPCVLVCNHVSFADAVVIGASIRRPVRFVMDHRIFQIPVLSWFFRTVGAIPIAPAHEDAAGLERAYAQIARALDAGDVVCIFPEGKLTASGDLQVFRQGVQRIIERSPVPVVPMALRGLWGSFFSRHGGAAMTRPFKRGILNRLELVIGEPVAPAHATPESLRDKVLKLRGPWPV; encoded by the coding sequence GTGAGTGAGGCCAGTCAGCGCGAGGCTCGCGGCGACGGCCACCAATCACGACTGCTGAAGGAACGCCGTTTCGCGCCGTTCTTCTGGACGCAGTTCCTCGGTGCGATGAACGACAACGTGTTCAAGATTGCGTTCACGTCGCTCGTCACGTATCACGCATCGCTTTTTCAGGACGTCGATGGCAAGACCGCGGCGTTCCTGATCTCGGCCATTTTCATCGCACCGTTTCTCCTGTTCTCCGCGACCAGCGGGCAGATTGCCGACAAGTGGGACAAGGCCCGGCTGATCCGCTTCGTCAAGACACTGGAGATTGCCATCATGGTCGTGGGCGCTGCCGGGTTCGTCTGGACGAGCGCGCCGATGCTGTACGTCTGCACGTTTCTGATGGGCTTGCACTCGACGCTGTTCGGGCCGGTGAAGTACGCGTATCTGCCGCAGCACCTCGCCAATCATGAACTGGTCGGTGGCAACGGGCTGGTTGAGATGGGCACGTTCGTGGCGATTCTCGTCGGCACGATCATCGGCGGCGAATTGGCGGGGGCGGGCGCAGGTGCGCTGCCGTGGATCGGCGGCGTGTGTATCGGTCTGGCGGTGCTCGGGCGTCTGGTCTCCACCTGGGTGCCGCAAACACCTGCCGCGCAACCGGACCTGCGCATCAACTGGAATCCGTTTACCGAAACGTGGCGAAATCTGAGCATCGCGCGCAAGGATCGCGCCGTGTTTCAGAGCCTGCTCGGGATTTCGTGGTTGTGGTTTCTCGGCGCCACATTCCTCGCATCGTTCTTCAATTTTTCGCGCGACGTGCTGGGGGCGAACCCCGACGTCGTGACGTTGCTGCTGGCCATGTTCTCCGTCGGCATCGGCTTGGGGTCGCTGCTCTGTGAGCGTCTCTCGGGTGGCAAGGTGGAAATCGGGCTGGTGCCGTTCGGGTCGATCGGCATGACGGTATTTGCCGTCGATTTGTACTTCGCGAGCCGGGGCGGCGCGCCCGGCGGGGCGTTGCAGACGGTCGGACAGTTCATCTCGCAACCCGCCCATTGGCGCATCCTGGCCGATCTGTTCCTGCTGGCGATGTTCGGTGGCTTCTACAGTGTCCCGTTGTATGCACTGATTCAGAGCGGAAGCGCGCCGTCGCATCGCGCGCGCATCATTGCGGCAAACAATATTCTGAACGCCTTGTTCATGGTCGTCTCTGCGCTGATGGCCATGATGCTCACGAAGGCCGGACTGACCATCGATCAGTTGTATCTCGTTACCGGCATTCTCAACGCGCTCGTCGCCGTCTATCTCTATACGTTACTCCCCGAGTTCCTGATTCGATTCGTGATGTGGTTGATGCTCCACACCATTTATCGAATCGAGGTGAAAGGCGCGGATCGGATTCCGGACGAGGGGCCTTGCGTTCTGGTGTGCAATCACGTGAGCTTTGCCGATGCCGTGGTGATCGGCGCGTCGATTCGTCGCCCGGTGCGTTTCGTGATGGATCATCGGATTTTCCAGATTCCCGTGCTGTCCTGGTTCTTCCGGACCGTGGGCGCCATTCCGATTGCGCCGGCGCACGAGGACGCGGCGGGCCTGGAGCGCGCTTACGCGCAGATCGCCAGGGCGCTCGACGCAGGGGATGTGGTTTGCATCTTCCCGGAGGGCAAGCTCACGGCGTCGGGCGACCTGCAAGTGTTTCGGCAGGGCGTGCAGCGCATCATCGAGCGCTCCCCTGTGCCGGTCGTGCCGATGGCGCTGCGTGGACTGTGGGGAAGTTTCTTCTCGCGGCACGGCGGGGCAGCCATGACGCGTCCGTTCAAGCGAGGCATTCTGAACCGGCTGGAACTGGTGATCGGTGAGCCGGTCGCGCCGGCGCACGCGACGCCGGAATCTTTGCGCGACAAGGTACTCAAGCTTCGCGGCCCCTGGCCGGTATAA
- the aroC gene encoding chorismate synthase, whose amino-acid sequence MSGNTLGTLFTVTTFGESHGPAIGCVIDGCPPGMALTEADIQVELDRRRPGTSRHVTQRNEPDAVEILSGVFEGVTTGTPIALLIRNTDQRSKDYGNIVQTFRPGHADYTYLQKYGVRDYRGGGRSSARLTAPVVAAGAVAKKWLAERFGVQVRGCMTQLGEIEIPQSDWSQVPQNPFFAANAEVVPQLEAYMDDLRKAGDSVGAKLRVIATGVPVGLGEPLFDRLDADIAHAMMGLNAVKGVEIGAGFRSVTQKGSEHGDELTPEGFVGNNAGGILGGISTGQDIDVSIAIKPTSSIRTPRQSIDVNGQPATVETFGRHDPCVGIRATPIAEALLALVLIDHALRHRAQCGDVHVNTPVIPARAPD is encoded by the coding sequence ATGTCTGGCAATACGCTTGGAACCCTGTTTACCGTTACCACTTTCGGCGAATCTCATGGCCCGGCCATCGGCTGTGTGATCGATGGATGTCCGCCGGGAATGGCGCTGACGGAAGCCGACATTCAGGTGGAACTGGATCGCCGCCGTCCGGGTACGTCGCGTCACGTGACGCAGCGCAACGAGCCGGATGCCGTCGAGATTCTCTCGGGCGTATTCGAAGGTGTGACGACAGGCACGCCCATCGCCTTGCTCATTCGCAATACCGATCAGCGCAGCAAGGATTACGGCAACATCGTGCAGACGTTCCGTCCCGGGCACGCCGATTACACCTATTTGCAGAAATACGGCGTGCGCGACTATCGCGGCGGCGGACGTTCGTCGGCGCGTCTGACGGCACCGGTCGTGGCAGCGGGTGCGGTGGCGAAGAAGTGGCTGGCGGAGCGCTTTGGCGTGCAGGTGCGTGGCTGCATGACGCAGCTCGGCGAAATCGAAATTCCGCAGAGCGACTGGTCGCAAGTGCCTCAGAACCCGTTTTTCGCAGCAAACGCGGAGGTTGTCCCGCAGCTCGAAGCGTACATGGACGATCTGCGCAAGGCCGGTGATTCGGTCGGCGCGAAGTTGCGTGTGATCGCAACGGGCGTGCCGGTCGGTCTCGGGGAGCCGTTGTTCGATCGCCTCGATGCCGATATCGCGCACGCCATGATGGGGTTGAACGCCGTCAAGGGCGTCGAGATCGGTGCGGGATTCCGCAGCGTGACGCAGAAGGGGTCCGAGCACGGCGACGAACTGACGCCGGAAGGCTTTGTCGGCAACAATGCCGGCGGGATTCTGGGTGGCATTTCGACGGGCCAGGACATCGACGTCTCGATTGCCATCAAGCCGACGTCGAGCATCCGTACGCCGCGCCAGTCGATCGACGTCAATGGACAGCCAGCGACGGTAGAGACGTTTGGTCGTCACGATCCGTGCGTCGGCATTCGCGCGACGCCGATTGCCGAAGCGTTGCTGGCGCTCGTGCTGATCGACCATGCGCTGCGTCATCGTGCGCAGTGCGGCGATGTTCACGTGAACACGCCGGTCATTCCGGCGCGCGCACCGGACTAA
- a CDS encoding MliC family protein codes for MMTRISVWMSGATLASALALTGGAVQAKTVSYLCDNQHVAVLVYDDHNLGGDVTLYWMGKREVLKPARAASGEKHVGRTLIWWSKGPEGTLYTAKGEQPITQCRE; via the coding sequence ATGATGACGAGAATTTCCGTATGGATGTCGGGCGCGACGTTGGCAAGCGCCCTCGCACTGACCGGCGGCGCCGTCCAGGCCAAGACGGTGAGTTACCTGTGCGACAACCAGCACGTCGCCGTGCTCGTCTACGACGATCACAACCTCGGTGGCGACGTCACGCTGTACTGGATGGGCAAACGCGAGGTCCTCAAACCGGCGCGCGCCGCGAGTGGAGAAAAGCACGTCGGACGCACGCTCATCTGGTGGAGCAAGGGCCCTGAAGGCACGCTGTACACCGCCAAGGGCGAGCAACCCATCACGCAATGTCGCGAGTAA
- a CDS encoding electron transfer flavoprotein-ubiquinone oxidoreductase, which yields MDPKLLEQYGPRESMEYDVVIVGGGPAGLSTAIRLKQRAQEAGKEISVCVLEKGSEIGAHILSGAVMDPQALTELIPNWKELGAPLDTPVVEDRFLFLSETGATSTPSWLLPACFQNHGNYVISLGNVVRWLGQQAEALGVEIFPGFPAAEVLYDENGAVMGVATGNMGIGKDGEPTENFQLGMELHAKYTIFSEGARGSLGRQLMRKFNLDEGRDPQAYGLGIKELWEIDPSKHKEGLVIHTAGWPLNSSTYGGSFLYHLPNNQVAVGFIVGLDYSNPYLSPFEEFQRYKTHPSIRHFLEGGKRISYGARAITAGGLLALPKLVFKGGALVGCEAGFLNVSRIKGSHAAIKSGMMAADAAFDAVTADRQRDELTTYPAAFEQSWLHEELNKARNFKQWFKKGLTVATLMTGIEQKLLGGKMPWTIHRKKADHECLLPAAQCQPIVYPKPDGKLTFDRLSSVFISNTNHEENQPAHLTLKDASVPVGINLNEYAGPEQRYCPAGVYEFVKNDDDSERLQINAQNCVHCKTCDIKDPTQNIVWVTPEGGGGPNYPNM from the coding sequence ATGGATCCCAAGCTGCTTGAGCAGTACGGCCCGAGGGAGTCGATGGAGTATGACGTCGTCATTGTTGGCGGCGGTCCGGCCGGCCTGTCCACGGCTATCCGTTTGAAGCAACGCGCACAGGAAGCGGGCAAGGAGATTTCCGTCTGCGTCCTGGAAAAAGGCTCGGAAATCGGGGCTCACATCCTGTCCGGCGCGGTCATGGATCCGCAAGCCCTGACCGAACTCATCCCCAACTGGAAGGAACTCGGCGCACCGCTCGACACCCCCGTCGTCGAAGACCGCTTCCTGTTCCTGAGCGAAACAGGCGCGACCTCCACGCCTTCCTGGCTGCTGCCTGCCTGCTTCCAGAATCACGGTAATTACGTCATCAGCCTGGGCAACGTCGTGCGCTGGCTCGGCCAGCAGGCCGAAGCGCTGGGCGTCGAAATCTTCCCGGGCTTCCCTGCCGCCGAAGTGCTTTATGACGAAAACGGCGCGGTCATGGGCGTGGCGACCGGCAATATGGGTATCGGCAAGGACGGCGAGCCGACCGAGAATTTCCAGCTCGGCATGGAGCTGCACGCCAAGTACACGATCTTCTCTGAAGGTGCGCGCGGCAGTCTCGGCCGCCAACTAATGCGCAAGTTCAACCTCGATGAGGGGCGCGATCCTCAGGCGTACGGTCTTGGCATCAAGGAATTGTGGGAAATCGATCCGTCCAAGCACAAGGAAGGGCTGGTGATTCACACGGCGGGCTGGCCGCTCAATTCGAGCACCTACGGCGGCTCGTTCCTCTACCATCTGCCGAATAATCAGGTGGCCGTCGGCTTTATCGTCGGGCTGGACTACAGCAATCCGTATCTGTCGCCGTTCGAGGAGTTCCAACGCTACAAGACGCATCCGTCGATCCGCCACTTCCTCGAAGGCGGCAAACGCATTTCGTACGGTGCCCGCGCCATCACGGCAGGTGGTTTGCTCGCGCTGCCGAAGCTGGTGTTCAAGGGCGGTGCGCTGGTCGGCTGCGAAGCTGGTTTCCTCAACGTCAGCCGCATCAAGGGCAGCCACGCCGCGATCAAGAGCGGCATGATGGCCGCCGATGCTGCGTTCGATGCCGTCACGGCAGATCGCCAGCGCGACGAGCTGACGACCTACCCGGCCGCATTCGAGCAATCGTGGTTGCACGAGGAACTGAACAAGGCACGCAACTTCAAGCAGTGGTTCAAGAAGGGTTTGACGGTCGCGACGCTCATGACCGGTATCGAGCAAAAGCTGCTCGGCGGCAAGATGCCCTGGACGATTCATCGCAAGAAAGCCGATCATGAATGTCTGCTGCCGGCCGCGCAATGCCAGCCGATCGTCTATCCGAAGCCGGATGGCAAGCTCACGTTCGACCGTCTGTCGTCGGTGTTCATCTCGAATACCAACCACGAAGAGAACCAACCGGCTCACCTGACGCTCAAGGACGCGAGCGTGCCGGTCGGTATCAATCTCAACGAATACGCCGGGCCGGAACAACGCTACTGCCCGGCCGGTGTGTACGAGTTCGTGAAGAACGACGACGACTCCGAACGTTTGCAGATCAACGCCCAGAACTGCGTGCACTGCAAAACGTGCGACATCAAGGACCCGACGCAAAACATCGTGTGGGTCACGCCGGAAGGCGGCGGCGGTCCGAACTACCCGAATATGTGA
- a CDS encoding SDR family oxidoreductase, with protein MGRSLNLEGKVAMVTGASSGLGMQFAKVLAQAGAKVVLASRRVERLKELRAEIESQGGAAHVVPLDVTDYDSIRAGVAHAETEAGAIDILINNSGVSTQQKLVDVTPQDFDYVVDTNTRGAFFVAQEVAKRMIRRSKGDPQRQHRIINVASVAGQRAISMLGVYCVSKAAVIHMTRSMALEWGRYNINVNALCPGYIDTEINHDHWQTEAGRKLIQMLPRQRVGEPGDLDGLILLLASDDSRFINGSIMTIDDGLAVG; from the coding sequence ATGGGGCGTTCGCTGAATCTGGAAGGCAAGGTCGCAATGGTGACGGGGGCGTCGAGCGGGCTTGGCATGCAGTTCGCCAAGGTGCTCGCGCAGGCGGGGGCGAAGGTCGTGCTGGCCAGCCGTCGCGTTGAGCGACTCAAGGAATTGCGGGCGGAAATCGAGTCTCAGGGCGGCGCGGCGCACGTTGTGCCGCTCGATGTCACCGATTACGACAGTATTCGCGCCGGAGTGGCGCATGCCGAGACTGAAGCCGGCGCCATCGACATTCTGATCAACAACTCGGGGGTGTCCACCCAGCAAAAGCTGGTCGATGTGACGCCACAAGACTTCGATTACGTCGTCGACACGAACACGCGTGGTGCGTTTTTCGTGGCGCAGGAAGTGGCCAAGCGCATGATCCGTCGCAGCAAAGGCGACCCGCAACGGCAGCACCGGATCATCAATGTGGCCTCGGTCGCCGGACAACGGGCCATTTCCATGCTCGGCGTCTATTGCGTGAGCAAGGCCGCCGTGATTCACATGACCCGTTCAATGGCGCTCGAATGGGGGCGCTACAACATCAACGTGAACGCGCTCTGTCCGGGATATATCGATACGGAAATCAATCACGATCATTGGCAGACCGAAGCCGGCCGCAAGCTGATCCAGATGTTGCCGCGCCAGCGTGTTGGTGAACCCGGCGACCTTGACGGGTTGATTCTGCTTTTGGCGTCAGACGATTCCCGTTTCATTAACGGCTCGATCATGACCATCGACGATGGTCTGGCCGTGGGCTAA
- a CDS encoding DctP family TRAP transporter solute-binding subunit — MRNQGWRGLVGVALALAAIALPVAAQPYKAEYTLSIVPDGGTPWGKGTQLWADMVRERTQGRINIRLHPNATLMGGDQTREFTALRQGVIDMAVGSTINWSSAIPEFNVFSLPFLLRGYRSLDALTQGEVGRELFRRVEEQGVVPLAWGENGFRQVTNSRRAIRSPEDMKGLRFRVVGSLLFNDIFTALGAVPTQMTWGEAIRALRARKIDGQENPITIFNNARLDTVGQRYLTVWDYVADPIVFVVNRQVWDSWSPQDRDIVRDAAVEAARFEVALAREDLLSSGQGMWENLESRGVKVTRLTPEQRQRFVDATRPVYVKWKTLVGRDLVEKAEAAVRDESISSKAPSLGTRK, encoded by the coding sequence ATGCGTAATCAAGGCTGGCGGGGGCTCGTCGGAGTCGCGCTTGCCCTCGCCGCAATCGCGCTGCCAGTGGCCGCGCAACCTTACAAGGCCGAATACACGCTGTCGATCGTGCCCGATGGAGGCACACCGTGGGGCAAGGGCACGCAGCTCTGGGCGGACATGGTGCGCGAGCGCACGCAAGGGCGCATCAACATCCGGCTTCACCCCAACGCCACGCTCATGGGCGGCGATCAGACGCGTGAATTCACGGCGCTGCGTCAGGGCGTCATCGACATGGCCGTCGGCTCGACGATCAATTGGTCGTCGGCGATACCTGAATTCAACGTCTTCTCGCTGCCATTCCTGCTGCGCGGGTATCGCTCGCTTGACGCGCTCACGCAGGGCGAAGTCGGCCGTGAACTCTTCCGTCGCGTGGAGGAGCAGGGGGTCGTGCCGCTAGCGTGGGGGGAGAACGGTTTTCGCCAGGTGACCAATTCGCGTCGCGCAATTCGTTCGCCGGAAGACATGAAAGGGCTGCGCTTTCGCGTCGTTGGCTCGCTTTTGTTCAACGATATCTTCACAGCGCTCGGCGCAGTACCCACTCAGATGACGTGGGGCGAGGCCATTCGCGCGTTGCGAGCCCGCAAGATCGACGGTCAGGAAAATCCGATCACGATATTCAACAATGCGCGGCTCGATACCGTCGGACAGCGCTATCTGACGGTGTGGGATTACGTGGCTGACCCCATCGTCTTCGTCGTCAATCGTCAGGTCTGGGATAGCTGGTCGCCGCAGGATCGTGACATCGTTCGCGACGCTGCGGTGGAGGCGGCACGCTTTGAAGTCGCGCTGGCCCGTGAGGATCTGCTCAGCAGCGGGCAGGGGATGTGGGAGAACCTGGAGTCCCGCGGGGTGAAGGTCACACGACTGACCCCTGAGCAGCGCCAGCGCTTTGTCGACGCGACGCGGCCGGTCTACGTGAAGTGGAAGACACTGGTCGGGCGGGATCTTGTCGAAAAGGCCGAAGCGGCCGTCAGGGACGAGTCGATCAGCAGCAAGGCGCCATCCCTCGGGACGCGCAAGTAA
- a CDS encoding acyl-CoA thioesterase, whose protein sequence is MSMPIRWGDMDAFGHVNNTVYFRYMEQVRISWLETLDIASEERDTGEGPVIVNANMTFLRQLRYPGDIECRMFIGAPGRSSIDTRFELRRADMPDILVAEGGAKIVWVNYQAEKSVPLPEAVRTLVAGD, encoded by the coding sequence ATGAGCATGCCCATTCGCTGGGGCGATATGGACGCCTTTGGGCATGTCAATAACACCGTGTATTTCCGTTACATGGAGCAGGTGCGTATTTCGTGGCTGGAAACGCTGGACATCGCCTCGGAAGAGCGTGATACGGGCGAGGGCCCGGTCATCGTCAATGCCAACATGACGTTCCTGCGTCAATTGCGCTATCCCGGCGATATCGAATGCCGCATGTTTATCGGTGCACCGGGGCGCAGCAGCATCGATACGCGTTTCGAACTGCGCCGTGCCGATATGCCGGACATTCTCGTCGCCGAAGGCGGCGCGAAAATCGTCTGGGTGAACTATCAGGCTGAGAAGTCGGTGCCGTTGCCGGAGGCTGTGCGCACGTTGGTCGCGGGGGATTGA
- a CDS encoding PAS and helix-turn-helix domain-containing protein: MPTFDYQTAFHIAPVGLVISRQRIIEDCNRQLGKIFGYAHETLIGQSFQVLYPSPKEFERIGERIPPIMSTQGVYSDERIMRRANGELFWCHVTGRSLDVKDPHAAGLWTFEDISATRRVAVALTAREREIAAQLVQGKTSKQIGKILEISPRTVDIYRARLMQKYGAGTATELVQRLLGN; the protein is encoded by the coding sequence ATGCCGACGTTCGATTACCAGACAGCTTTTCACATTGCCCCCGTCGGTCTGGTCATTTCGCGCCAGCGCATCATCGAGGACTGCAACCGCCAGCTCGGCAAGATCTTCGGCTACGCACACGAAACACTCATCGGCCAGTCTTTCCAGGTCCTGTATCCGTCACCGAAGGAATTCGAGCGCATCGGCGAACGCATTCCCCCCATCATGAGCACGCAAGGCGTCTATTCGGACGAACGCATCATGCGACGCGCCAACGGCGAACTGTTCTGGTGCCACGTTACGGGCCGTTCGCTCGACGTCAAGGATCCGCACGCCGCTGGGCTCTGGACCTTCGAAGACATCTCCGCCACACGCCGCGTCGCCGTCGCGCTGACCGCCCGTGAACGCGAAATTGCCGCCCAACTGGTGCAAGGCAAGACAAGCAAGCAGATCGGCAAGATTCTCGAGATCAGCCCGCGAACCGTCGATATCTACCGCGCCCGCCTCATGCAGAAATACGGTGCGGGCACTGCAACGGAACTGGTGCAACGTCTGCTCGGCAACTGA
- a CDS encoding CoA transferase subunit A — MNKVYASAKEALAGVVADGQTLAVGGFGLCGIPEALIAALRDSGVKGLTCISNNAGVDGFGLGLLLETRQIKKMISSYVGENKEFERQYLAGELELEFTPQGTLAEKLRAGGAGIPAFFTKTGVGTVVAEGKDTREFDGETYVMERSLRADVALVKAAKADRAGNLVFNRTARNFNPMAAMAGKITIVEVEELVETGSIDPDDVHLPGIFVQRIVLNAHPEKRIEQRTVRAK; from the coding sequence ATGAACAAGGTATACGCCAGCGCCAAGGAGGCGCTCGCCGGTGTCGTCGCAGACGGGCAAACGCTCGCCGTCGGTGGCTTCGGCCTGTGTGGCATTCCGGAGGCCCTGATCGCCGCATTGCGCGACTCGGGCGTCAAGGGGCTCACCTGTATCAGCAACAACGCCGGTGTCGACGGCTTCGGCCTTGGTCTGCTGCTTGAGACGCGTCAGATCAAGAAAATGATTTCGTCGTACGTGGGCGAAAACAAGGAATTCGAGCGTCAGTATCTGGCGGGCGAACTCGAACTTGAATTCACGCCGCAGGGCACGCTGGCCGAGAAGCTGCGCGCTGGCGGCGCTGGTATTCCGGCATTCTTTACGAAGACGGGCGTGGGCACTGTTGTTGCCGAAGGTAAGGACACGCGCGAGTTCGATGGCGAGACGTACGTCATGGAGCGCTCGCTGCGCGCCGACGTTGCGCTGGTCAAGGCTGCCAAGGCCGACCGCGCAGGCAACCTCGTCTTTAACCGCACCGCTCGCAACTTCAATCCGATGGCCGCCATGGCCGGCAAGATCACCATCGTCGAAGTCGAAGAACTGGTCGAAACCGGTTCGATCGACCCGGACGATGTGCATCTGCCGGGGATCTTCGTTCAGCGCATTGTGCTGAACGCACATCCGGAGAAACGCATCGAACAACGCACGGTACGTGCCAAGTAA